The following proteins are co-located in the Streptomyces sp. DT2A-34 genome:
- a CDS encoding response regulator transcription factor, which translates to MAARTVDAPVVGERGAVISVAVHAGDPVSGEGAVACLRSVPGITLLPPDRRCEADVLLITAHQTTEDMVRWMERAATESTNPDMRIVLVAETISEHHLMRAVTSGLVAFLPREEANRDRVVKTIRDSGRDRALVPEQMVGWLLEQVRTIQRTVLVPNGLTVGGLQEREVEVLRLLADGLDTVEIAQQLNYSERTIKNIVSGMLTRLNLRNRSHAVAYAMRCGAL; encoded by the coding sequence ATGGCCGCCCGCACGGTAGACGCGCCGGTCGTCGGCGAACGGGGCGCGGTGATCAGCGTGGCCGTGCACGCCGGTGACCCGGTCAGCGGCGAGGGTGCCGTCGCCTGTCTGCGCTCCGTCCCGGGGATCACGCTGCTCCCGCCCGACCGCAGGTGCGAAGCCGACGTCCTGCTGATCACGGCCCACCAGACCACCGAGGACATGGTCCGCTGGATGGAACGCGCCGCCACCGAGTCGACCAACCCCGACATGCGCATCGTGCTCGTCGCCGAGACCATCTCCGAACACCACCTGATGCGCGCGGTCACCAGCGGGCTGGTGGCCTTTCTGCCGCGCGAGGAGGCCAACCGGGACCGTGTGGTGAAGACCATCCGGGACAGCGGGCGAGACCGCGCCCTCGTCCCCGAGCAGATGGTCGGATGGCTGCTCGAACAGGTCCGGACGATCCAGCGCACGGTGCTGGTGCCCAACGGCCTGACCGTCGGCGGTCTGCAGGAGCGGGAGGTCGAGGTGCTGAGGCTGCTCGCCGACGGCCTGGACACCGTGGAGATAGCGCAGCAGCTCAACTACTCGGAGCGGACCATCAAGAACATCGTCAGCGGCATGCTGACCCGGCTGAACCTGCGCAACCGCTCGCACGCGGTCGCCTACGCGATGCGCTGCGGAGCGCTATGA
- a CDS encoding ISAs1 family transposase — translation MPAAPSSLVPAALAKLEPLHQHDTGRLRAHLQRVPDPRSRRGRWYPLVGLLLICACAVVSGARTITEITEWGQRATTTVLEHLGIRRHLPGRRRAPFHATFTRLLAALDGDALDAAIGAYLAGHNHTGVDATGLAPRPAIAVDGKALSGSAHRQQRHRHLLSAVTHAPTVTLAQREVGAKTNETTAFRPLLEPLDLTGTVVTFDALHSVKDQVRWLVQEKKAHYIAVIKGNQPTASAQLKALPWDQVPVAHTVSGTGHGRRESRSVKTMAIAANLGGFAFPRARLALRIHRRRQENGKRQTRETVYAVTSLDTHQATPADLGGYGRGHWGIENSSHHVRDVVFAEDASTVHTGSAPRAMAALRNLAIGRLRLLGADNIAKTTRAIRDAPEHAIWIWGITDSPILPGT, via the coding sequence GTGCCTGCTGCTCCATCCTCCCTGGTCCCTGCCGCCCTGGCGAAACTGGAACCCCTTCACCAGCACGACACCGGCCGCCTGCGCGCCCACCTTCAGCGCGTACCCGACCCGCGTTCGCGTCGCGGACGGTGGTATCCCCTGGTCGGCCTGCTGTTGATCTGCGCCTGCGCAGTCGTCTCCGGCGCCCGGACCATCACCGAGATCACCGAGTGGGGACAGCGCGCCACCACCACGGTGCTGGAACACCTCGGCATCCGCCGCCATCTGCCCGGACGCCGGCGCGCCCCGTTCCATGCCACCTTCACCCGGCTCCTGGCCGCTCTCGACGGCGATGCCCTGGACGCCGCGATCGGCGCCTACCTGGCCGGACACAACCACACCGGCGTCGACGCCACCGGCTTGGCGCCGCGGCCGGCGATCGCGGTGGACGGCAAGGCATTGTCAGGCTCCGCGCACCGGCAGCAGCGCCACCGACACCTGCTGTCCGCCGTCACCCACGCCCCCACCGTGACCCTGGCCCAGCGCGAGGTGGGGGCCAAGACCAACGAGACGACCGCATTCCGTCCGCTGCTGGAACCACTCGATCTGACCGGCACCGTGGTCACCTTCGACGCCCTGCACAGCGTCAAGGACCAGGTGCGCTGGCTGGTACAGGAGAAGAAGGCCCACTACATCGCGGTGATCAAGGGAAACCAGCCGACCGCGTCGGCCCAGCTCAAGGCCCTGCCGTGGGACCAGGTGCCCGTGGCGCACACCGTCTCCGGCACCGGGCACGGCCGGCGGGAGTCCCGATCGGTCAAGACCATGGCCATCGCGGCGAACCTGGGCGGGTTCGCCTTCCCGCGAGCCCGGCTGGCCTTGCGCATCCACCGGCGCCGCCAGGAGAACGGCAAGCGGCAGACCCGGGAGACGGTCTACGCCGTCACCAGCCTCGACACCCACCAGGCCACCCCTGCCGACCTGGGCGGATACGGGCGAGGGCACTGGGGAATCGAAAATTCCAGCCACCATGTCAGAGATGTGGTGTTCGCCGAGGACGCCTCCACCGTCCACACCGGCAGCGCGCCGCGGGCGATGGCCGCTCTGCGGAACCTGGCCATCGGCAGACTGCGGCTGCTGGGAGCGGACAACATCGCCAAGACCACCAGAGCGATCCGGGACGCACCCGAACACGCCATCTGGATCTGGGGCATCACCGACAGCCCGATTCTACCGGGAACTTGA